The following proteins are co-located in the Schistocerca nitens isolate TAMUIC-IGC-003100 chromosome 2, iqSchNite1.1, whole genome shotgun sequence genome:
- the LOC126234482 gene encoding uncharacterized protein LOC126234482 isoform X2: MKLGLLFLATLAAVVCSAARAGRVPTTTETPCPRMCIAGQPSVCAEVSPGRYITYSGACMKRMCECMLDRSLTQVDMSLCRDALRDKCPLRVAAVQTPADAEDEEDSLSA; this comes from the exons CGCTCGCGGCAGTCGTGTGCTCTGCAGCGCGGGCAGGCCGCGTGCCGACGACGACAGAGACGCCTTGTCCCAGGATGTGCATCGCCGGCCAGCCGTCCGTCTGCGCTGAGGTCTCTCCCGGAAGGTACATCACGTACTCCGGCGCATGCATGAAGCGCATGTGCGAGTGTATGCTCGATAGAA GCCTGACCCAGGTGGACATGAGCTTGTGCCGGGACGCTCTCAGAGACAAGTGCCCCCTTCGCGTGGCTGCTGTGCAGACGCCAGCAGACGCCGAAGACGAAGAGGACTCCCTCAGCGCGTAG